Proteins from a genomic interval of Niabella soli DSM 19437:
- a CDS encoding Pr6Pr family membrane protein, whose amino-acid sequence MKPEQKTLALIFALLGWFAIIAQFVLMLQNRVTFLPETITRFFSFFTILTNIMTAVFFTTQALGKRKYKAGALTAITVYITIVGLVYQVLLRHLWAPTGLQKMVDELLHSVIPVLAIFYWYRYEDRHHVLYRQIAGWLLYPLAYLVYILIRGHFSGFYPYPFVDVVQLGLGQVLINAFFLFILFGVIAVLFIFIGKRVKKID is encoded by the coding sequence ATGAAACCGGAGCAAAAAACACTCGCTTTAATTTTTGCCTTATTGGGATGGTTCGCTATCATAGCACAGTTTGTGCTCATGCTCCAAAACAGGGTCACTTTTTTGCCGGAAACCATTACTCGTTTTTTTAGTTTTTTTACGATCCTTACCAATATTATGACGGCTGTTTTTTTCACCACACAGGCCCTGGGAAAAAGAAAATACAAAGCCGGCGCCCTTACTGCTATAACTGTTTACATTACGATAGTGGGGCTGGTGTACCAGGTATTGCTCAGGCATTTATGGGCGCCCACAGGCCTGCAAAAAATGGTGGATGAACTACTACACTCGGTAATACCGGTTTTGGCCATATTTTATTGGTACCGGTATGAAGACCGGCATCATGTCTTATACCGGCAGATTGCCGGATGGCTGCTATACCCGCTTGCTTACCTTGTCTACATTTTAATCCGCGGCCATTTTTCCGGATTTTATCCTTACCCGTTTGTTGATGTTGTGCAATTGGGGCTGGGCCAGGTATTGATCAACGCTTTCTTTTTATTTATACTTTTCGGCGTTATAGCCGTCCTTTTTATTTTTATTGGAAAACGCGTAAAAAAAATTGATTAA
- a CDS encoding helix-turn-helix domain-containing protein: protein MAYSIKMISNYEYKKQFLPEIPENVLHDHSKIQLYKIESYLKDILIPVPPYRTSFNFLLVVTKGYIQQQLETQNYIVTAGQAINIKQGCITRTLELSPDLQGFYLIYENDVITNLFLNNNEVDFFFTAPYVQLSPREIKWLEQSFFLLKEELDGITPNSTQDICLALFSATLLKIMQSGNRGAHTLTRELKITYQFRTEVQRHHLAHKDVSFYAKRMQLSETYLNKCVKKTTGKPPKQWIQEISILHSQILLQDLAKEISEVAYELNYQSASYFTRIFHKTTGITPKTYRLQLKERHKNNWAS, encoded by the coding sequence ATGGCGTATTCCATAAAAATGATCAGTAATTATGAATACAAAAAACAATTCCTTCCGGAAATTCCGGAAAATGTATTACACGATCATTCAAAGATCCAGCTTTATAAAATAGAATCTTATCTGAAAGACATCCTTATTCCTGTTCCGCCCTACCGGACTTCTTTTAATTTTCTTTTGGTGGTCACAAAAGGATATATTCAGCAACAACTGGAGACTCAGAATTATATTGTAACGGCAGGACAGGCGATCAATATCAAACAAGGCTGTATCACCCGTACCCTGGAGCTTTCTCCTGACCTGCAGGGTTTTTACCTGATCTACGAGAATGATGTAATTACGAATCTATTTTTGAATAATAACGAAGTAGACTTTTTTTTCACAGCGCCCTATGTTCAGCTTTCTCCCAGGGAAATAAAATGGCTGGAGCAATCATTTTTCCTGTTAAAAGAAGAACTGGACGGCATCACTCCTAACAGTACCCAGGACATATGCCTGGCGCTGTTTTCAGCCACGCTTCTTAAGATTATGCAATCCGGCAACCGGGGTGCTCATACCTTAACAAGAGAGCTTAAAATAACCTATCAGTTCCGGACCGAAGTACAGCGACATCATCTTGCTCATAAGGATGTCAGCTTCTACGCCAAAAGAATGCAGCTTTCAGAAACCTATCTGAACAAATGCGTTAAAAAGACCACCGGCAAACCACCCAAGCAGTGGATACAGGAGATCAGCATCCTGCACAGCCAGATCCTTTTGCAGGACCTGGCCAAGGAAATTTCGGAAGTGGCATACGAATTAAACTATCAGTCGGCCTCCTATTTTACCCGGATCTTTCATAAGACCACCGGTATCACCCCCAAAACCTACCGGCTGCAATTAAAAGAACGTCATAAAAACAATTGGGCCTCCTGA
- a CDS encoding urea transporter gives MQSKSFIFIRTLFRGVGQIMLQENAWTGLLFLAGIFYGSLLGGLAALLSTLVGTLTACLLKYDQQEIERGLYGFSATLVGVALIFYFRPAPIIWIAVIVGSALAAMLQHFFIEKKLPGFTFPFIVVTWILLYLFHQVIPEPHSVTLANELAEKDDFATSLHGFGEVIFQDSVVGGLLFFLGVFINKPLAALYGLAGAMLSAYIAIHLAEPTPDIEMGLFSFNALLCAITFAGEDPVDGIFVLFSVVLAVAIDIAMIRVHWSVLTFPFVAASWVTLLLKKWIPVPQKAVAPVE, from the coding sequence ATGCAATCAAAATCATTCATTTTTATCCGTACCCTGTTCAGAGGCGTTGGCCAGATCATGCTGCAGGAAAATGCATGGACCGGGCTTTTATTCCTGGCCGGCATTTTCTATGGTTCTCTTTTAGGAGGCCTCGCTGCGTTACTCTCTACTCTTGTGGGTACGCTTACCGCCTGTCTGCTAAAATATGACCAGCAGGAAATTGAACGGGGACTGTATGGTTTTAGCGCTACCCTGGTGGGTGTGGCCCTGATTTTTTACTTCAGACCGGCTCCAATAATATGGATCGCCGTTATTGTAGGCTCCGCACTGGCGGCTATGCTGCAACATTTTTTTATCGAAAAAAAATTACCGGGCTTTACTTTCCCCTTTATTGTGGTAACCTGGATATTGCTTTACCTGTTCCACCAGGTGATTCCCGAGCCCCACTCTGTTACGCTGGCGAATGAACTGGCCGAAAAAGACGACTTTGCCACCAGTTTGCACGGATTTGGAGAAGTTATTTTCCAGGACAGCGTCGTGGGCGGGCTCCTGTTCTTCCTGGGCGTATTTATCAATAAGCCCCTTGCGGCTTTATACGGCCTGGCAGGGGCGATGCTTAGCGCGTATATTGCTATTCATTTAGCAGAGCCAACACCCGACATTGAAATGGGGTTGTTCAGTTTTAACGCTTTACTATGCGCCATCACCTTTGCGGGCGAAGATCCTGTTGACGGCATTTTTGTTCTATTCTCAGTAGTGTTGGCCGTAGCTATTGACATTGCCATGATCCGCGTGCATTGGTCGGTGCTCACCTTCCCGTTTGTAGCAGCGAGCTGGGTCACCCTGTTGTTAAAAAAATGGATCCCTGTACCCCAAAAAGCGGTCGCACCGGTTGAATAG
- a CDS encoding membrane protein: MEHSQLIALALTAITISCLHTASGPDHYLPFVVLSRSRKWSRSRTIFLTIICGIGHILSSVLIGFVGVFLGWQLTKITWLQDVRGHFSGWALLLFGVLYLLYGIRQAYLNKPHKHFDVMGGDVYVYEHTHGQTVMPGGRVKVTPLVLFAIFVMGPSEPLVPLLFYSGTQRSITEIVVLITVFTISTVITMLAMVLIGIYGYSFFNTSRLERYMHAIGGGVVTLCGIGIVFLGW, encoded by the coding sequence ATGGAACATTCCCAATTAATAGCGTTGGCGTTGACCGCCATTACCATCAGTTGCCTGCATACTGCGTCCGGCCCGGATCATTACCTGCCATTTGTAGTACTTTCCCGGTCGCGGAAATGGAGCCGCTCCCGGACTATTTTCCTGACCATTATTTGCGGCATCGGGCATATCCTCAGTTCCGTGCTGATCGGATTTGTGGGCGTTTTCCTGGGATGGCAATTGACTAAAATTACCTGGCTGCAGGATGTAAGAGGCCACTTTTCTGGATGGGCGCTATTGCTCTTTGGTGTCCTGTACCTGTTATATGGCATCCGCCAGGCCTATCTCAATAAGCCGCATAAGCATTTTGACGTTATGGGTGGCGATGTGTATGTTTATGAGCATACGCACGGGCAAACCGTTATGCCCGGGGGCCGCGTAAAAGTAACGCCACTGGTGCTTTTCGCCATTTTTGTGATGGGGCCCAGTGAGCCTTTGGTACCGTTGCTGTTTTACTCCGGCACCCAGCGGTCGATAACAGAGATTGTCGTGCTCATTACCGTATTCACCATCAGTACCGTTATCACTATGCTGGCTATGGTGCTTATCGGCATTTATGGATATTCTTTTTTTAATACCAGCAGGCTGGAACGGTATATGCATGCCATCGGCGGCGGTGTGGTGACGCTCTGCGGTATTGGCATTGTATTCTTAGGATGGTAA
- a CDS encoding urease accessory protein UreD, with amino-acid sequence MINTLNITVEKNEKRSFLRDVYVTQPFRVIPVGQHKPDDHAYLMIMSSSPGILSGDEHELSIRVKENARLQLQSQSYQRLYNMEASARQQMEVIMEKGSSFFYVPHPIVPHKNSTFISRSRIHMAEHCELLMSEIITCGRKHHGEVFEFTKFHNLFEVFHNDRLVLKDNILLQPKENPLQAMGLLENFTHQGTLIYSATTDALPVPELVDKINELLEREEDILGGVSQLHHKGFVVRVLGHGGEQLFTLFQNIQELLWNIPN; translated from the coding sequence ATGATCAATACACTAAATATCACGGTTGAAAAAAACGAGAAAAGATCGTTCCTGAGGGATGTGTATGTTACACAGCCGTTCCGGGTGATCCCTGTTGGACAGCATAAACCGGATGACCATGCCTACCTGATGATCATGAGCTCATCGCCCGGCATCCTCAGCGGAGATGAACACGAGCTTTCAATACGGGTAAAGGAAAACGCCCGCCTTCAATTGCAATCGCAATCCTACCAGCGGTTGTATAATATGGAAGCCAGTGCCCGACAGCAAATGGAGGTTATTATGGAAAAAGGAAGTTCCTTTTTCTATGTGCCCCACCCCATTGTGCCGCATAAAAATTCCACTTTTATCAGTCGTAGCCGCATTCATATGGCGGAGCATTGTGAACTGCTGATGAGCGAGATCATCACCTGCGGGCGCAAACATCATGGAGAGGTTTTTGAGTTTACCAAATTCCACAATCTTTTTGAGGTGTTCCATAACGACAGGCTGGTGCTTAAAGATAACATCCTGTTGCAGCCCAAAGAAAACCCGCTGCAGGCAATGGGCCTGCTGGAAAATTTCACCCACCAGGGCACGCTTATTTATTCCGCCACAACTGATGCCCTGCCTGTTCCTGAGCTTGTAGACAAAATAAATGAACTGCTGGAGCGGGAGGAAGACATTCTTGGCGGGGTATCTCAACTCCATCATAAGGGTTTCGTGGTGCGCGTGCTGGGGCATGGCGGCGAACAATTATTTACGCTTTTTCAAAACATACAGGAGCTTCTATGGAACATTCCCAATTAA
- the ureG gene encoding urease accessory protein UreG gives MERKYVKIGVAGPVGSGKTALLERLSRRLLHEYNLAVITNDIYTKEDAEFMAKNSLLPQTRIIGVETGGCPHTAIREDASMNLEAVDELVSRFPDIELILIESGGDNLSATFSPDLADVTIFVIDVAEGEKIPRKGGPGITRSDLLLINKIDLAPYVGASLEVMENDARRMRKGAPFVFTNLMSMQGLDAVIGWIKKYALLEAVEEPALVR, from the coding sequence ATGGAAAGAAAATATGTAAAAATAGGCGTAGCCGGCCCGGTAGGATCGGGAAAAACGGCCCTGCTGGAGCGGTTGAGCCGCCGGTTGCTGCACGAATATAACCTGGCCGTAATCACCAATGACATCTATACAAAAGAAGATGCCGAGTTTATGGCCAAGAACAGTTTATTACCACAGACCAGGATCATTGGCGTGGAAACGGGGGGCTGCCCGCACACCGCCATCCGGGAAGATGCCAGCATGAACCTGGAAGCGGTGGATGAACTGGTGAGCCGTTTTCCTGATATTGAGCTGATCCTTATTGAAAGCGGCGGCGACAACCTTTCTGCCACTTTTAGTCCGGACCTGGCCGATGTGACCATCTTTGTAATTGATGTGGCTGAAGGAGAAAAGATCCCCCGGAAAGGCGGGCCCGGCATTACCCGTTCCGATCTTTTACTGATCAACAAGATCGACCTGGCCCCCTATGTGGGCGCCAGTCTTGAAGTAATGGAAAACGACGCCCGGCGCATGCGCAAGGGCGCGCCCTTTGTGTTCACGAATTTAATGTCTATGCAAGGCTTAGATGCGGTGATCGGCTGGATCAAAAAATATGCATTGTTAGAAGCGGTTGAAGAACCTGCATTAGTTAGGTAG
- a CDS encoding urease accessory protein UreF: MQSYFLGALLHLSDPTLPIGGYTHSNGLETYVQEGIVNNAVTAKAFVVNMLQQNILYNDAAFMVSAYRAAAQQDLPELQRLSGECTALKSPMEIRQASIKLGLRLIKIFKRQQPFELVTQFERAIREKEADPHYCIVFGCYARLLDIPLPEALFAFYYNAAVGMITNSVKLVPLGQLDGQDILFQIQPLLKELSETTVDIPDEMLGLCAVAFDIRCMRHERLYSRLYMS, translated from the coding sequence ATGCAATCTTATTTTTTAGGCGCCCTGCTTCATCTTTCCGATCCCACCCTCCCCATTGGCGGGTACACCCACAGCAACGGGCTGGAAACCTATGTGCAGGAAGGCATCGTAAACAACGCAGTTACAGCAAAGGCATTTGTGGTTAATATGCTGCAGCAAAACATCCTGTACAACGATGCCGCTTTTATGGTAAGCGCCTACCGGGCCGCCGCGCAGCAGGACCTCCCGGAACTGCAACGACTGAGCGGGGAATGCACGGCGTTGAAATCGCCGATGGAGATTCGCCAGGCCAGCATTAAACTGGGACTGCGGCTGATCAAAATATTTAAGCGCCAGCAGCCCTTTGAGCTGGTAACGCAGTTTGAGCGGGCGATACGGGAAAAAGAAGCCGATCCGCACTATTGCATCGTATTTGGATGCTATGCCCGGCTATTGGATATTCCATTACCCGAGGCCCTGTTTGCATTCTATTACAATGCCGCTGTGGGCATGATCACCAATAGCGTGAAACTGGTGCCGCTGGGGCAACTGGACGGGCAGGACATCCTGTTCCAGATCCAGCCTTTGCTAAAAGAGTTAAGCGAAACGACTGTCGATATTCCGGATGAAATGCTGGGCCTTTGTGCCGTAGCATTTGACATCCGGTGTATGCGGCACGAGCGGTTGTATTCGAGGTTGTATATGTCGTAA
- the ureE gene encoding urease accessory protein UreE — MIVREIIGNSSDMPADGLEQDLLELEWYETTKRIQRKHTRAGREIAIKFLREGQRLHQGDILFREGNSIVTVDIKPCEAIVLAPQTLLEMGTICYEIGNKHLPLFIQDDKVMMPFEMPMFRWLESSGYRPEKQVVRLLSILKSNVEPHSHGNNNSLFSKILNLASKE; from the coding sequence ATGATCGTAAGAGAAATCATCGGTAATAGTTCCGACATGCCCGCGGACGGCCTGGAGCAGGATCTGCTGGAACTGGAGTGGTATGAAACCACCAAGCGCATCCAGCGGAAACATACCCGTGCCGGAAGGGAGATTGCCATAAAATTTTTGCGCGAAGGGCAGCGGCTCCATCAGGGAGACATCTTGTTTAGGGAAGGGAACTCCATTGTAACCGTAGACATTAAGCCCTGCGAGGCGATTGTACTTGCGCCGCAAACACTTTTAGAGATGGGGACGATCTGTTATGAGATCGGCAACAAGCATCTGCCGCTTTTTATCCAGGATGATAAAGTAATGATGCCTTTTGAAATGCCCATGTTCCGGTGGCTGGAAAGCAGCGGCTACCGGCCCGAAAAGCAAGTGGTCCGTCTGCTCAGCATACTTAAATCAAATGTAGAGCCGCATAGTCACGGCAACAACAATTCGCTTTTCTCAAAAATTTTAAACCTGGCATCAAAAGAATAA
- the ureC gene encoding urease subunit alpha, with the protein MSLKISRKTHSNIFGPTEGDKVRLGDTEIIIEIEKDFTHAGDEAKFGGGKTIRDGMCQSSTAVRDQGVLDLVITDVIVIDHWGIVKGDVGIKDGKIVGVGCAGNPDTSDNISPNMIIGASTEVHGGAGYILTAGGIDTHIHFISPTQIETALYSGITTMIGGGTGPADGTNATTVTPGKWNIQRMLQAAEAFPMNLGFFGKGNCATEAPIAEQIEAGALGVKIHEDWGATPAVIDASLKVADAYDVQVAIHTDTLNEAGYLEDTINAINGRVIHTFHTEGAGGGHAPDIIKAAMYPNVLPASTNPTRPYTKNTIDEHLDMLMVCHHLSKDIPEDVAFADSRIRPETIAAEDILQDMGVFSIMSSDSQAMGRVGEVITRTWQTADKMKKQKGHLQEDEKNNNDNFRAKRYVSKYTINPAIAHGISSYVGSIETGKIADLVLWKPALFGAKPEMIIKAGMIIASKMGDANASIPTPQPIIIRNMFAAYGKAVTRSAFTFVSKASLEKNIKEEYGLEKTLLPVMNCRNISKRDMVHNNGLPEITVNPENYEVRVDGKKITCEPIAEVALGQRYFLF; encoded by the coding sequence ATGAGTCTTAAAATAAGCAGAAAAACGCATAGCAATATATTCGGCCCCACTGAAGGCGATAAAGTACGCCTGGGGGATACCGAGATCATCATCGAAATTGAAAAAGATTTTACACACGCCGGTGATGAAGCGAAATTCGGTGGCGGTAAAACCATCCGGGATGGCATGTGCCAATCGTCTACCGCGGTGCGCGATCAGGGCGTGCTGGACCTGGTTATTACCGATGTAATTGTGATTGACCACTGGGGTATCGTAAAGGGTGATGTGGGCATTAAGGACGGAAAAATTGTGGGGGTGGGCTGTGCCGGCAACCCGGATACTTCCGATAACATTTCACCCAATATGATCATTGGCGCTTCTACGGAAGTACATGGCGGCGCGGGGTATATTCTTACCGCCGGCGGTATCGACACCCATATTCATTTTATAAGCCCTACCCAGATAGAAACAGCGCTGTACAGCGGCATCACTACCATGATCGGTGGTGGCACCGGCCCCGCCGATGGCACCAATGCCACTACGGTAACCCCGGGTAAATGGAATATCCAGCGGATGCTGCAGGCAGCAGAAGCCTTTCCAATGAACCTTGGTTTCTTTGGCAAAGGGAACTGTGCTACAGAAGCACCTATAGCCGAGCAGATTGAAGCCGGCGCGTTGGGCGTAAAGATCCACGAAGACTGGGGCGCCACCCCCGCAGTGATTGACGCTTCCTTAAAAGTAGCCGATGCCTATGACGTGCAGGTGGCGATCCATACGGATACCCTGAATGAAGCAGGTTACCTGGAAGATACCATCAACGCCATCAACGGAAGGGTGATCCATACCTTCCACACAGAAGGCGCTGGCGGCGGACACGCTCCGGATATTATTAAAGCGGCCATGTATCCTAATGTGCTGCCGGCTTCCACCAACCCTACCCGCCCCTATACAAAAAATACGATTGATGAGCACCTGGATATGCTGATGGTATGCCACCACCTGAGCAAGGACATTCCAGAGGATGTGGCCTTCGCTGATTCCCGGATCCGGCCGGAGACCATCGCGGCAGAAGACATTCTGCAGGACATGGGCGTATTCAGCATTATGAGCTCCGACTCGCAGGCAATGGGCCGTGTGGGTGAAGTGATCACCCGCACCTGGCAGACCGCCGATAAAATGAAAAAACAAAAGGGACATTTGCAGGAGGACGAGAAGAATAATAACGACAACTTCCGCGCAAAGCGGTATGTATCCAAATACACCATCAACCCCGCCATTGCCCATGGTATTTCCAGCTATGTAGGATCGATAGAAACCGGTAAAATTGCGGACCTGGTTCTTTGGAAGCCCGCACTTTTCGGGGCCAAGCCGGAAATGATCATCAAGGCAGGTATGATCATCGCCAGTAAAATGGGCGATGCCAACGCCTCCATCCCTACCCCGCAGCCCATCATCATCCGTAATATGTTTGCGGCGTATGGCAAGGCCGTAACCCGCTCCGCGTTCACCTTTGTGTCGAAAGCATCTCTGGAAAAGAATATCAAAGAGGAATACGGACTGGAAAAAACATTGTTGCCGGTGATGAACTGCCGCAATATTTCCAAAAGAGATATGGTGCACAACAACGGGTTGCCCGAGATCACCGTAAACCCGGAAAACTACGAAGTACGGGTGGATGGCAAAAAGATCACCTGCGAACCAATAGCAGAAGTAGCGCTCGGGCAGCGGTATTTCCTGTTTTAA
- the ureB gene encoding urease subunit beta yields MIPGEYFIKKGDIIANKDRKTTKIKVTNTGDRPIQVGSHFHFFEVNRALSFIREKTFGMRLNIIASTAVRFEPGETKEVELVELGGMRRVYGHNNLVNGDTTLPKNKLAALQKVETLQFKNKEVK; encoded by the coding sequence ATGATCCCAGGAGAATATTTTATAAAAAAAGGCGACATTATCGCCAACAAAGACCGCAAAACCACAAAGATCAAAGTAACGAATACCGGCGACCGGCCGATACAGGTAGGTTCCCATTTTCATTTTTTTGAAGTAAACCGCGCCCTGTCCTTCATCCGTGAAAAGACGTTTGGCATGCGGCTAAACATCATTGCCAGTACCGCTGTGCGCTTTGAGCCCGGCGAAACCAAGGAAGTGGAGCTGGTGGAACTTGGAGGCATGCGCCGCGTATACGGGCATAACAACCTGGTAAACGGAGATACCACCCTGCCCAAAAACAAACTGGCGGCCCTGCAGAAAGTGGAAACGCTTCAGTTTAAAAACAAAGAAGTGAAATAA
- the ureA gene encoding urease subunit gamma, giving the protein MHLTPRETEKLMLHLAGELAAKRKARGLKLNYPEAIAYISSELLEAARDGRTVAELMQYGATLLGRKDVMEGIPEMIHDIQIEATFPDGTKLVTVHDPIR; this is encoded by the coding sequence ATGCACTTAACGCCTCGCGAAACGGAAAAACTAATGCTCCATCTGGCCGGAGAATTAGCTGCGAAAAGAAAGGCCCGTGGCCTGAAACTCAATTACCCCGAAGCCATCGCCTATATCAGCAGTGAACTGCTGGAAGCCGCCAGGGATGGTAGAACCGTTGCCGAACTGATGCAGTACGGGGCTACGCTCCTTGGCCGGAAGGATGTTATGGAGGGCATTCCTGAAATGATCCACGACATCCAGATCGAAGCCACCTTTCCTGACGGGACCAAACTGGTAACCGTACATGATCCCATTCGTTAA
- a CDS encoding tetratricopeptide repeat protein — protein sequence MKLFITLIFAALITTSLAYKKITGMSVTQTSGRSAQHQKRVVLRCAPPSFNEGSANASAIPLLKGWGNYRMPVTTANDSARIYFNQGINMYYGFHIIEALASFAKATLFDSSFAMGYWGQALAMGPNINGANYNTPADALIAAQKARALGTHCTPVEKELIASMLQRYTPDPTGGQQQLYQAYATALKKIMTRYPRQTDVRVLYADALMQLHPWDLYTADYQPRPWTPELIDVLEKALKNEPRHPGALHYYIHAVEASTHPERGLMAANQLPALMPGIAHLVHMPSHIYIRTGYYDKGDRVNEAAVKSYYTYAHTFAAVKEASPLYLVHTLHMQAACANMAGRFGDALRIAKECRESFDSSALKQPGFDGVFAQYIYMTPMLTMIRFGKWETILSAPEVPDTYIYASIIAHYGRGMAYARTYQTRMASRELELLRKNLSDPQLTAPASPGNNPAIHGAQIAEKILASVIAEEQNDLEQAIVLLEQAVKKEDNMAYSEPKDWALPARQYLGAALLKAKRYGDAQRVYERDLEINPKNGWSLLGLAMAFQKQGQKSGAAKMQQQAAKAFENSDVSISGSVF from the coding sequence ATGAAACTGTTTATCACTTTAATCTTTGCTGCACTTATTACCACCAGTCTGGCTTATAAAAAAATAACGGGCATGTCCGTTACACAAACCAGTGGCCGTTCTGCACAGCATCAAAAACGGGTGGTGTTGCGCTGTGCTCCGCCGTCTTTTAATGAAGGGTCCGCCAATGCTTCTGCTATCCCATTGCTGAAAGGTTGGGGCAACTATCGTATGCCCGTGACAACAGCCAATGACAGCGCCCGTATTTATTTTAACCAGGGCATTAATATGTATTATGGATTTCATATCATAGAAGCGCTGGCATCCTTCGCAAAAGCTACTTTGTTTGACAGTTCTTTTGCAATGGGTTACTGGGGGCAGGCACTGGCTATGGGGCCTAATATAAACGGGGCAAATTACAATACACCGGCCGATGCGCTCATTGCCGCGCAAAAAGCCAGGGCATTAGGCACTCATTGCACCCCTGTCGAAAAGGAGTTGATCGCCTCCATGCTGCAGCGGTATACGCCAGACCCAACGGGCGGACAGCAACAACTTTATCAGGCTTACGCCACGGCGTTAAAAAAAATAATGACGCGTTATCCCCGGCAAACTGATGTCCGCGTTTTATATGCCGATGCGCTGATGCAACTCCACCCCTGGGATTTGTACACCGCAGATTACCAGCCCCGGCCCTGGACGCCGGAACTTATTGACGTATTGGAAAAGGCCTTAAAGAACGAACCCCGCCACCCCGGGGCGCTACATTATTATATACATGCAGTAGAAGCTTCAACGCATCCCGAAAGGGGACTTATGGCCGCCAACCAATTGCCGGCGCTGATGCCCGGTATCGCACATTTAGTACATATGCCCTCTCACATTTATATACGCACCGGCTATTATGATAAGGGCGACCGGGTGAATGAAGCTGCAGTTAAAAGCTATTATACCTATGCCCATACGTTTGCAGCCGTAAAAGAAGCCAGTCCCCTTTACCTGGTTCATACCCTGCATATGCAGGCTGCCTGTGCCAACATGGCCGGCCGGTTCGGGGACGCCTTGCGGATTGCAAAAGAATGCAGGGAAAGTTTTGACAGCAGTGCGCTGAAGCAACCAGGGTTCGATGGCGTTTTCGCGCAATATATCTACATGACCCCAATGCTTACGATGATCCGTTTTGGTAAATGGGAAACCATTCTTTCTGCCCCTGAAGTACCCGATACTTATATTTATGCCAGTATAATAGCCCATTACGGGCGCGGAATGGCTTATGCCAGAACATACCAAACCCGGATGGCAAGCCGTGAACTGGAGCTACTCAGAAAAAATCTGTCGGATCCGCAATTAACTGCACCCGCTTCACCGGGAAACAACCCCGCCATTCACGGTGCACAAATTGCAGAGAAGATCTTAGCAAGCGTTATTGCTGAAGAGCAAAATGACCTGGAACAAGCCATAGTGCTGCTGGAGCAGGCGGTAAAGAAGGAAGACAACATGGCTTACAGTGAACCGAAAGACTGGGCACTGCCGGCGCGACAATACCTTGGTGCGGCCCTTTTGAAAGCCAAACGTTACGGGGACGCGCAGCGGGTATACGAACGCGACCTGGAAATAAATCCCAAAAATGGATGGTCGCTACTGGGATTGGCTATGGCGTTTCAAAAGCAAGGACAAAAAAGCGGCGCCGCAAAAATGCAACAGCAGGCAGCAAAAGCATTTGAAAACAGCGATGTGTCGATCAGTGGCTCCGTGTTTTAA
- a CDS encoding response regulator transcription factor, whose amino-acid sequence MTTIFIVDDHPVIVAGLRSLLEEIDEVNVAGSCGNAIDALPFLKKNPVDLVLMDINLPDISGIELCKKVKKEFPALKVIAISTFSDRGYITRMIDNGASGYLIKSASAEEIKEAIHTVMSGRLYLSLSMEQLLLHPNAAAPGMIPVLTRREKEVLGLIAAGLTNNQIADQLYISPLTVDSHRKNLLTKFGVNNTAMLIRFAVENKLV is encoded by the coding sequence ATGACCACTATTTTTATTGTTGATGACCACCCCGTGATCGTTGCAGGATTACGCAGCCTGCTGGAAGAAATAGACGAAGTAAACGTGGCAGGGTCCTGCGGCAACGCCATCGACGCCCTGCCCTTTCTGAAAAAAAATCCGGTCGACCTGGTCTTAATGGACATCAACCTGCCAGACATCAGCGGCATTGAGCTCTGCAAAAAAGTTAAAAAAGAATTCCCTGCCCTGAAAGTGATTGCCATCAGCACCTTCAGCGACCGGGGCTATATCACCCGCATGATCGACAATGGCGCTTCGGGCTACCTGATCAAAAGCGCTTCAGCAGAAGAAATAAAAGAAGCGATCCATACGGTGATGAGCGGACGGCTTTATCTTAGTTTGTCTATGGAGCAACTGCTGCTTCACCCTAACGCCGCCGCACCCGGTATGATCCCGGTGCTCACCCGGCGTGAAAAAGAAGTCCTGGGCCTCATTGCCGCGGGACTGACCAATAACCAGATTGCCGACCAGCTTTATATAAGCCCGCTAACCGTAGATTCGCACCGCAAAAACCTGCTTACCAAATTCGGAGTGAACAACACCGCTATGCTGATCCGCTTTGCCGTGGAAAATAAACTTGTTTAG